A single window of Mangifera indica cultivar Alphonso chromosome 18, CATAS_Mindica_2.1, whole genome shotgun sequence DNA harbors:
- the LOC123201535 gene encoding phosphoglycerate kinase-like isoform X1 yields MAQPLNPHNGVHSLNKLSFCYNSFSSTTAKSKLLQKAKSCFHRRYDTLSRCQHCAQSISPGVLNVEDHVKRTPEFEEYVLDGVKSNTFPHVQTLRRFPREELVSKVVLVRFDSSVLLGEELDLSSQSVSSALFTIRYLHEVGARVILLSNWNRKNNSEILSVESVADILSVALQYKVLSVQSISCKKPVDMDIFKKADIIILENLMNFKEEVANCPKFSKLLSSGVDILVNDSFSQSHKILASTVGVAQFCYASLAGFHFEESLCQLKKVAKLDKKPYYAIIGGGNLHNKATALRCLASCCDGLVFVGMMAFQIMHALGLPVTSDLVEKEAYKAALDLIQFAHEKNISILYPKDFWCMNDHLPKQLEIFPAQSIVDGWVPVDLGPQAVEEMKSLIMKCKKILWIGPVKYKFSGQHTSGASKLATMLSKLGQNDCDITIVGNIACNPITKESSSGFNVVESASVVWEFLKGRKLHGVLTLDRGYPFEVDWNAAYCDPTQPLVVDIGSGNGLFLLGMARKRKDLNFLGLEINAKLVRRCLDSVHLSGKNNGYFIATNATSTFRSIVSSYPGKLILVSIQCPNPDFNRPEHRWRMLQRSLVEAVADVLEYEGKVFLQSDIEEVAIRMKEQFLKYGKGKLALVQDHSKTKYNQVAWLEENPFGVLSDWEQHVIDRGAPMYRLMLSKSSSVQ; encoded by the exons ATGGCTCAACCACTGAATCCACACAACGGAGTTCATTCATTAAACAAACTGAGTTTCTGCTACAACAGCTTTAGCAGCACTACTGCTAAATCGAAGTTGCTTCAGAAGGCAAAATCCTGTTTCCATCGGAGATATGACACCTTGTCTCGCTGTCAACATTGCGCGCAATCCATTTCTCCAG GTGTTTTGAATGTAGAAGATCATGTTAAAAGGACACCTGAATTCGag GAATATGTTTTGGATGGAGTAAAATCGAACACCTTTCCACATGTACAAACTCTTAGAAGATTTCCTAGGGAGGAACTTGTTTCAAAAGTTGTTCTTGTGAGGTTTGATTCTAGTGTCTTGCTTGGAGAAGAACTCGATCTAAGTTCTCAATCAGTTTCAAGTGCACTTTTCACCATTAGGTATTTACATGAAGTTGGGGCCAGAGTAATTCTTTTGAGTAATTGGaacagaaaaaataattcagaaattCTATCTGTGGAATCTGTTGCAG ATATCCTATCCGTAGCTCTCCAATACAAAGTTCTTAGTGTACAGAGCATTTCTTGTAAGAAACCAGTGGACATGGACATCTTTAAGAAGGCAGATATTATTATTCTTGAGAATCTAATGAACTTCAAAGAGGAAGTTGCCAACTGtccaaaattttctaaattattatcatcaGGAGTTGATATTTTGGTCAATGACTCGTTTTCTCAGTCTCATAAAATTCTTGCTTCAACTGTTGGTGTTGCTCAGTTTTGCTATGCCAGCTTGGCTGGTTTTCACTTTGAAGAAAGCTTATGTCAGCTGAAGAAGGTTGCAAAACTTGACAAGAAACCATATTATGCAATT ATTGGAGGGGGAAATCTCCATAATAAAGCAACTGCTTTGCGTTGTTTAGCTTCTTGTTGTGATGGGTTGGTCTTTGTTGGAATGATGGCATTTCAGATAATGCATGCTTTAGGGCTTCCTGTTACTTCGGATTTAGTGGAAAAAGAGGCATATAAAGCAGCTTTAGATCTAATTCAGTTTGCACATGAGAAAAACATAAGTATTCTGTATCCAAAAGACTTTTGGTGCATGAATGATCATCTTCCAAAGCAACTGGAAATATTTCCTGCTCAGAGTATTGTGGATG gttGGGTACCTGTTGATCTTGGGCCACAGGCAGTGGAAGAGATGAAATCTTTGATTATGAAATGCAAG AAAATTTTGTGGATCGGTCCGGTGAAGTACAAGTTTTCTGGTCAACACACAAGTGGAGCATCTAAATTGGCTACAATGCTTTCTAAACTAGGTCAAAATGACTGTGATATAACTATTGTTGGGAATATAGCATGTAATCCAATCACAAAAGAATCAAGTTCAGGTTTTAACGTGGTTGAGAGTGCATCAGTTGTATGGGAATTTCTGAAAGGAAGAAAGCTTCATGGAGTCTTGACCTTAGACAGG GGATATCCATTTGAGGTTGATTGGAATGCTGCCTACTGTGATCCTACCCAACCATTGGTGGTTGATATTGGAAGTG GGAATGGACTGTTTCTTCTTGGAATGGCTAGAAAGAGGAAGGATTTAAATTTTCTCGGCCTAGAGATTAATGCAAAG CTTGTAAGACGTTGTCTAGATTCTGTCCATCTATCAGGCAAAAATAATGG GTACTTCATTGCAACAAATGCCACATCAACATTTCGTTCAATAGTTTCTAGTTACCCTGGAAAGTTAATTCTTGTTTCAATACAg TGTCCAAACCCTGATTTCAATAGACCAGAACATAGATGGAGAATGCTTCAAAGGTCATTGGTTGAAGCAGTGGCAGATGTCCTTGAATATGAGGGGAAG GTGTTTTTGCAATCTGACATAGAAGAAGTTGCCATCAGGATGAAagaacaatttttaaaatatggcaAAGGTAAACTTGCTCTAGTGCAAGACCACAGCAAGACAAAATATAATCAAGTAGCATGGCTTGAGGAGAACCCATTTGGAGTTCTATCAGATTGGGAGCAACATGTTATAGACCGCGGAGCCCCAATGTACAGATTAATGCTTTCTAAATCATCCAGTGTACAATGA
- the LOC123201539 gene encoding membrane magnesium transporter-like — translation MGVGFLVGVLGVVILAHAAYATVQYRGLLKIMEEEFSGPPFNVVIELLLGLLLCMWAALTVPGKFLSIHPDSDDNRMVSLPGNLEYMIFNHRGKAFPSDLNLKLKH, via the exons ATGGGTGTAGGCTTCCTTGTTGGTGTACTTGGAGTTGTGATTCTCGCACATGCAGCTTATGCAACCGTTCAAT ATAGGGGTTTGCTGAAAATTATGGAAGAAGAGTTCTCAGGACCTCCTTTCAAT GTGGTGATTGAGTTGCTTTTAGGGTTATTGCTATGTATGTGGGCAGCGCTGACGGTGCCAGGGAAGTTTCTATCAATTCATCCCGATTCTGATGATAATAG AATGGTTTCTCTACCAGGCAACTTGGAATACATGATCTTCAACCATCGTGGGAAAGCTTTTCCTtcagatttgaatttgaagctGAAACATTGA
- the LOC123201535 gene encoding phosphoglycerate kinase-like isoform X2, with product MAQPLNPHNGVHSLNKLSFCYNSFSSTTAKSKLLQKAKSCFHRRYDTLSRCQHCAQSISPGVLNVEDHVKRTPEFEEYVLDGVKSNTFPHVQTLRRFPREELVSKVVLVRFDSSVLLGEELDLSSQSVSSALFTIRYLHEVGARVILLSNWNRKNNSEILSVESVADILSVALQYKVLSVQSISCKKPVDMDIFKKADIIILENLMNFKEEVANCPKFSKLLSSGVDILVNDSFSQSHKILASTVGVAQFCYASLAGFHFEESLCQLKKVAKLDKKPYYAIIGGGNLHNKATALRCLASCCDGLVFVGMMAFQIMHALGLPVTSDLVEKEAYKAALDLIQFAHEKNISILYPKDFWCMNDHLPKQLEIFPAQSIVDGWVPVDLGPQAVEEMKSLIMKCKKILWIGPVKYKFSGQHTSGASKLATMLSKLGQNDCDITIVGNIACNPITKESSSGFNVVESASVVWEFLKGRKLHGVLTLDRGYPFEVDWNAAYCDPTQPLVVDIGSGNGLFLLGMARKRKDLNFLGLEINAKLVRRCLDSVHLSGKNNGYFIATNATSTFRSIVSSYPGKLILVSIQACSVQTLISIDQNIDGECFKGHWLKQWQMSLNMRGRYTDIMGCSYK from the exons ATGGCTCAACCACTGAATCCACACAACGGAGTTCATTCATTAAACAAACTGAGTTTCTGCTACAACAGCTTTAGCAGCACTACTGCTAAATCGAAGTTGCTTCAGAAGGCAAAATCCTGTTTCCATCGGAGATATGACACCTTGTCTCGCTGTCAACATTGCGCGCAATCCATTTCTCCAG GTGTTTTGAATGTAGAAGATCATGTTAAAAGGACACCTGAATTCGag GAATATGTTTTGGATGGAGTAAAATCGAACACCTTTCCACATGTACAAACTCTTAGAAGATTTCCTAGGGAGGAACTTGTTTCAAAAGTTGTTCTTGTGAGGTTTGATTCTAGTGTCTTGCTTGGAGAAGAACTCGATCTAAGTTCTCAATCAGTTTCAAGTGCACTTTTCACCATTAGGTATTTACATGAAGTTGGGGCCAGAGTAATTCTTTTGAGTAATTGGaacagaaaaaataattcagaaattCTATCTGTGGAATCTGTTGCAG ATATCCTATCCGTAGCTCTCCAATACAAAGTTCTTAGTGTACAGAGCATTTCTTGTAAGAAACCAGTGGACATGGACATCTTTAAGAAGGCAGATATTATTATTCTTGAGAATCTAATGAACTTCAAAGAGGAAGTTGCCAACTGtccaaaattttctaaattattatcatcaGGAGTTGATATTTTGGTCAATGACTCGTTTTCTCAGTCTCATAAAATTCTTGCTTCAACTGTTGGTGTTGCTCAGTTTTGCTATGCCAGCTTGGCTGGTTTTCACTTTGAAGAAAGCTTATGTCAGCTGAAGAAGGTTGCAAAACTTGACAAGAAACCATATTATGCAATT ATTGGAGGGGGAAATCTCCATAATAAAGCAACTGCTTTGCGTTGTTTAGCTTCTTGTTGTGATGGGTTGGTCTTTGTTGGAATGATGGCATTTCAGATAATGCATGCTTTAGGGCTTCCTGTTACTTCGGATTTAGTGGAAAAAGAGGCATATAAAGCAGCTTTAGATCTAATTCAGTTTGCACATGAGAAAAACATAAGTATTCTGTATCCAAAAGACTTTTGGTGCATGAATGATCATCTTCCAAAGCAACTGGAAATATTTCCTGCTCAGAGTATTGTGGATG gttGGGTACCTGTTGATCTTGGGCCACAGGCAGTGGAAGAGATGAAATCTTTGATTATGAAATGCAAG AAAATTTTGTGGATCGGTCCGGTGAAGTACAAGTTTTCTGGTCAACACACAAGTGGAGCATCTAAATTGGCTACAATGCTTTCTAAACTAGGTCAAAATGACTGTGATATAACTATTGTTGGGAATATAGCATGTAATCCAATCACAAAAGAATCAAGTTCAGGTTTTAACGTGGTTGAGAGTGCATCAGTTGTATGGGAATTTCTGAAAGGAAGAAAGCTTCATGGAGTCTTGACCTTAGACAGG GGATATCCATTTGAGGTTGATTGGAATGCTGCCTACTGTGATCCTACCCAACCATTGGTGGTTGATATTGGAAGTG GGAATGGACTGTTTCTTCTTGGAATGGCTAGAAAGAGGAAGGATTTAAATTTTCTCGGCCTAGAGATTAATGCAAAG CTTGTAAGACGTTGTCTAGATTCTGTCCATCTATCAGGCAAAAATAATGG GTACTTCATTGCAACAAATGCCACATCAACATTTCGTTCAATAGTTTCTAGTTACCCTGGAAAGTTAATTCTTGTTTCAATACAg GCATGCAGTGTCCAAACCCTGATTTCAATAGACCAGAACATAGATGGAGAATGCTTCAAAGGTCATTGGTTGAAGCAGTGGCAGATGTCCTTGAATATGAGGGGAAGGTACACTGACATTATGGGCTGTTCTTACAAATGA
- the LOC123201535 gene encoding phosphoglycerate kinase-like isoform X3, which translates to MAQPLNPHNGVHSLNKLSFCYNSFSSTTAKSKLLQKAKSCFHRRYDTLSRCQHCAQSISPGVLNVEDHVKRTPEFEEYVLDGVKSNTFPHVQTLRRFPREELVSKVVLVRFDSSVLLGEELDLSSQSVSSALFTIRYLHEVGARVILLSNWNRKNNSEILSVESVADILSVALQYKVLSVQSISCKKPVDMDIFKKADIIILENLMNFKEEVANCPKFSKLLSSGVDILVNDSFSQSHKILASTVGVAQFCYASLAGFHFEESLCQLKKVAKLDKKPYYAIIGGGNLHNKATALRCLASCCDGLVFVGMMAFQIMHALGLPVTSDLVEKEAYKAALDLIQFAHEKNISILYPKDFWCMNDHLPKQLEIFPAQSIVDGWVPVDLGPQAVEEMKSLIMKCKKILWIGPVKYKFSGQHTSGASKLATMLSKLGQNDCDITIVGNIACNPITKESSSGFNVVESASVVWEFLKGRKLHGVLTLDRGYPFEVDWNAAYCDPTQPLVVDIGSGNGLFLLGMARKRKDLNFLGLEINAKLVRRCLDSVHLSGKNNGYFIATNATSTFRSIVSSYPGKLILVSIQACSVQTLISIDQNIDGECFKGHWLKQWQMSLNMRGRCFCNLT; encoded by the exons ATGGCTCAACCACTGAATCCACACAACGGAGTTCATTCATTAAACAAACTGAGTTTCTGCTACAACAGCTTTAGCAGCACTACTGCTAAATCGAAGTTGCTTCAGAAGGCAAAATCCTGTTTCCATCGGAGATATGACACCTTGTCTCGCTGTCAACATTGCGCGCAATCCATTTCTCCAG GTGTTTTGAATGTAGAAGATCATGTTAAAAGGACACCTGAATTCGag GAATATGTTTTGGATGGAGTAAAATCGAACACCTTTCCACATGTACAAACTCTTAGAAGATTTCCTAGGGAGGAACTTGTTTCAAAAGTTGTTCTTGTGAGGTTTGATTCTAGTGTCTTGCTTGGAGAAGAACTCGATCTAAGTTCTCAATCAGTTTCAAGTGCACTTTTCACCATTAGGTATTTACATGAAGTTGGGGCCAGAGTAATTCTTTTGAGTAATTGGaacagaaaaaataattcagaaattCTATCTGTGGAATCTGTTGCAG ATATCCTATCCGTAGCTCTCCAATACAAAGTTCTTAGTGTACAGAGCATTTCTTGTAAGAAACCAGTGGACATGGACATCTTTAAGAAGGCAGATATTATTATTCTTGAGAATCTAATGAACTTCAAAGAGGAAGTTGCCAACTGtccaaaattttctaaattattatcatcaGGAGTTGATATTTTGGTCAATGACTCGTTTTCTCAGTCTCATAAAATTCTTGCTTCAACTGTTGGTGTTGCTCAGTTTTGCTATGCCAGCTTGGCTGGTTTTCACTTTGAAGAAAGCTTATGTCAGCTGAAGAAGGTTGCAAAACTTGACAAGAAACCATATTATGCAATT ATTGGAGGGGGAAATCTCCATAATAAAGCAACTGCTTTGCGTTGTTTAGCTTCTTGTTGTGATGGGTTGGTCTTTGTTGGAATGATGGCATTTCAGATAATGCATGCTTTAGGGCTTCCTGTTACTTCGGATTTAGTGGAAAAAGAGGCATATAAAGCAGCTTTAGATCTAATTCAGTTTGCACATGAGAAAAACATAAGTATTCTGTATCCAAAAGACTTTTGGTGCATGAATGATCATCTTCCAAAGCAACTGGAAATATTTCCTGCTCAGAGTATTGTGGATG gttGGGTACCTGTTGATCTTGGGCCACAGGCAGTGGAAGAGATGAAATCTTTGATTATGAAATGCAAG AAAATTTTGTGGATCGGTCCGGTGAAGTACAAGTTTTCTGGTCAACACACAAGTGGAGCATCTAAATTGGCTACAATGCTTTCTAAACTAGGTCAAAATGACTGTGATATAACTATTGTTGGGAATATAGCATGTAATCCAATCACAAAAGAATCAAGTTCAGGTTTTAACGTGGTTGAGAGTGCATCAGTTGTATGGGAATTTCTGAAAGGAAGAAAGCTTCATGGAGTCTTGACCTTAGACAGG GGATATCCATTTGAGGTTGATTGGAATGCTGCCTACTGTGATCCTACCCAACCATTGGTGGTTGATATTGGAAGTG GGAATGGACTGTTTCTTCTTGGAATGGCTAGAAAGAGGAAGGATTTAAATTTTCTCGGCCTAGAGATTAATGCAAAG CTTGTAAGACGTTGTCTAGATTCTGTCCATCTATCAGGCAAAAATAATGG GTACTTCATTGCAACAAATGCCACATCAACATTTCGTTCAATAGTTTCTAGTTACCCTGGAAAGTTAATTCTTGTTTCAATACAg GCATGCAGTGTCCAAACCCTGATTTCAATAGACCAGAACATAGATGGAGAATGCTTCAAAGGTCATTGGTTGAAGCAGTGGCAGATGTCCTTGAATATGAGGGGAAG GTGTTTTTGCAATCTGACATAG
- the LOC123201534 gene encoding TSL-kinase interacting protein 1-like isoform X1, with protein MQTGSQLSSESEVHLHPENTHTQDAGFVVASSTLDNAILQQSAKRQWAAWTRQEEESFFSALRQVGKNFEKITHRVQSKNKDQVRHYYYRLVRRMNKLLGPGLCLDAKNSKDTNAAMLRWWSLLEKYSCKASKLHLKPRRFKIFVEALEHQLLKDRKRCVKKRSFQGENCSPTASSTVSNQNRPSGQDTCTVKLVLVDSQNIQKLGPAKGSLKRNVNIGVNRSNKGEMTTMKPARQRRKPATVSSAAYKKWEKAAIAGVSLVADAAEHLERTATDREVELDQEQKALESVDKAPLPLPAISQNLFTNNSTHTPVKLKLQLYPIDDGTRRALEMDNHNPHLELTLSTRKKISSVVEHLNRKWGNSSVASRQLMLFPYSVQRENLVGHQRWTQDSIVSAADVYAIIGSPPLFRLRYGWFSSSEFVQVPSTSCYIPIVHNENAKNGKEQSMPSTSGQSEKLVDPYNDTSVKENHAIAPSLSDVPHEMSRCISTPKSNFVELDPAAKVSWHKREPDGKPITRQLEDVGEVKLSNGTTLSSGEWADSLTNISVGDLLSEVPHDIDASPVTETQCLQQIPFNCDSFDAAIAAHISKHQNKMEHVSTLISHTTSIWDAEETCDAFSFQRNPTFYQEASRLADINPAEDCKPTAKISSVGSGGFIEELVDDKKAVDYPSGEDPMDDKPIDLHSLEDSEKDFSGLTDIYWPESLGPLELDISSSKYHCEDLVLGDSLGGLSLLIASSVDAFQNCSLFGLDKKEPATIVDSHEPASLSDLKIGSQG; from the exons ATGCAGACAGGGTCACAGTTGTCCTCGGAGTCTGAGGTACACCTTCACCCTGAGAATACTCATACTCAGGATGCTGGTTTTGTTGTAGCCTCATCAACCCTTGACAATGCAATACTTCAGCAGTCTG CCAAACGGCAATGGGCTGCTTGGACACGGCAAGAGGAGGAAAGTTTCTTTAGTGCATTACGACAAGTTGGCAAG AATTTCGAGAAGATCACTCATAGAGTACAAAGTAAAAACAAGGACCAG GTCCGGCATTATTACTATCGTCTTGTGAGGCGTATGAACAAGCTGCTGGGTCCAGGATTATGTCTGGATGCAAAAAACTCCAAGGATACCAATGCTGCAATGCTTCGATG GTGGTCTTTACTGGAAAAGTATAGCTGCAAAGCCTCAAAGCTTCACCTAAAGCCCCGAAGGTTTAAGATATTTGTAGAAGCTTTG GAGCACCAACTCTTGAAAGACAGGAAGAGGTGTGTCAAGAAACGATCTTTCCAAGGGGAAAACTGTTCACCTACAGCTTCCAGTACAGTCTCAAATCAGAATAGACCTTCAGGACAGGATACTTGCACAGTTAAACTGGTTCTTGTTGACAGtcaaaacatacaaaaattaGGGCCTGCAAAAGGATCATTGAAGCGCAATGTCAACATAGGTGTTAACCGTAGTAACAAGGGAGAAATGACTACTATGAAACCTGCAAGGCAACGAAGGAAACCAG CTACTGTCTCGTCAGCTGCATATAAAAAGTGGGAAAAGGCTGCAATTGCTGGGGTTTCTTTAGTTGCCGATGCTGCTGAGCATTTGGAGCGGACAGCCACTGATAGAGAAGTTGAACTTGACCAAG AGCAAAAGGCACTCGAATCTGTTGATAAAGCTCCACTCCCTTTGCCTGCTATTTCACAGAATCTTTTCACCAACAACAGCACACACACCCCTGTAAAACTTAAGCTTCAGCTGTATCCAATTGACGATGGTACTCGAAGAGCCTTGGAAATG GATAATCATAATCCACATCTGGAGCTCACTCTTAGTACGAGAAAGAAGATATCGTCAGTAGTAGAACATCTCAATCGCAAATGGGGCAATTCTAGTGTAGCATCCAGACAGCTAATGCTTTTCCCTTACAGTGTTCAAAGAGAAAACCTAGTGGGTCATCAGAGATGGACACAGGACTCAATTGTTAGTGCAGCAGATGTATATGCAATTATTGGCAGCCCTCCACTGTTCCGCTTGAG GTATGGCTGGTTTTCCAGTTCTGAATTTGTGCAAGTTCCTTCAACATCTTGCTATATTCCTATTGTGCATAATGAAAATGCCAAAAATGGGAAGGAACAATCTATGCCATCAACTAGTGGTCAGTCTGAGAAGCTTGTAGATCCCTATAATGATACCTCTGTGAAAGAAAACCATGCAATTGCACCTTCCTTAAGTGATGTGCCCCATGAGATGAGTAGGTGCATCAGCACTCCAAAAAGTAATTTTGTGGAGTTGGATCCTGCAGCAAAAGTCTCATGGCACAAGAGGGAGCCTGATGGAAAGCCTATCACCAGACAATTGGAAGATGTG GGTGAAGTGAAATTAAGTAATGGTACTACATTATCATCTGGGGAGTGGGCGGACAGTCTCACCAATATAAGTGTTGGAGATCTACTTTCAGAAGTGCCTCATGATATTGATGCATCACCTGTAACTGAAACTCAATGTCTTCAGCAGATCCCTTTCAACTGTGATTCATTTGATGCAGCCATTGCTGCCCACATATCTAAACATCAAAACAAGATGGAACATGTATCCACCTTGATATCCCATACCACATCCATCTGGGATGCGGAAGAAACATGTGATGCCTTCTCATTTCAAAGGAATCCTACTTTTTATCAAGAGGCTTCTAGATTGGCTGACATTAATCCTGCAGAAGACTGTAAACCGACTGCAAAAATAAGTTCAGTGGGTTCTGGGGGCTTTATTGAG GAATTAGTGGATGATAAGAAAGCTGTGGACTATCCTAGTGGAGAGGACCCTATGGATGACAAGCCAATTGATTTACATAGCCTGGAAGATTCTGAGAAGGATTTCAGTGGGCTAACAGACATATATTGG CCTGAATCTTTAGGACCATTAGAATTGGACATATCATCCTCTAAATATCATTGTGAAGATTTAGTTCTGGGTGATAGCCTTGGAGGTTTAAGCCTTCTGATAGCCAGCAGTGtagatgcatttcaaaattGCTCATTGTTTGGGTTGGACAAGAAAGAACCAGCAACAATAGTCGATTCTCATGAACCTGCCTCCCTTTCTGATTTGAAAATTGGCAGTCAGGGTTGA
- the LOC123201534 gene encoding TSL-kinase interacting protein 1-like isoform X2: MQTGSQLSSESEVHLHPENTHTQDAGFVVASSTLDNAILQQSAKRQWAAWTRQEEESFFSALRQVGKNFEKITHRVQSKNKDQVRHYYYRLVRRMNKLLGPGLCLDAKNSKDTNAAMLRWWSLLEKYSCKASKLHLKPRRFKIFVEALEHQLLKDRKRCVKKRSFQGENCSPTASSTVSNQNRPSGQDTCTVKLVLVDSQNIQKLGPAKGSLKRNVNIGVNRSNKGEMTTMKPARQRRKPAAYKKWEKAAIAGVSLVADAAEHLERTATDREVELDQEQKALESVDKAPLPLPAISQNLFTNNSTHTPVKLKLQLYPIDDGTRRALEMDNHNPHLELTLSTRKKISSVVEHLNRKWGNSSVASRQLMLFPYSVQRENLVGHQRWTQDSIVSAADVYAIIGSPPLFRLRYGWFSSSEFVQVPSTSCYIPIVHNENAKNGKEQSMPSTSGQSEKLVDPYNDTSVKENHAIAPSLSDVPHEMSRCISTPKSNFVELDPAAKVSWHKREPDGKPITRQLEDVGEVKLSNGTTLSSGEWADSLTNISVGDLLSEVPHDIDASPVTETQCLQQIPFNCDSFDAAIAAHISKHQNKMEHVSTLISHTTSIWDAEETCDAFSFQRNPTFYQEASRLADINPAEDCKPTAKISSVGSGGFIEELVDDKKAVDYPSGEDPMDDKPIDLHSLEDSEKDFSGLTDIYWPESLGPLELDISSSKYHCEDLVLGDSLGGLSLLIASSVDAFQNCSLFGLDKKEPATIVDSHEPASLSDLKIGSQG; encoded by the exons ATGCAGACAGGGTCACAGTTGTCCTCGGAGTCTGAGGTACACCTTCACCCTGAGAATACTCATACTCAGGATGCTGGTTTTGTTGTAGCCTCATCAACCCTTGACAATGCAATACTTCAGCAGTCTG CCAAACGGCAATGGGCTGCTTGGACACGGCAAGAGGAGGAAAGTTTCTTTAGTGCATTACGACAAGTTGGCAAG AATTTCGAGAAGATCACTCATAGAGTACAAAGTAAAAACAAGGACCAG GTCCGGCATTATTACTATCGTCTTGTGAGGCGTATGAACAAGCTGCTGGGTCCAGGATTATGTCTGGATGCAAAAAACTCCAAGGATACCAATGCTGCAATGCTTCGATG GTGGTCTTTACTGGAAAAGTATAGCTGCAAAGCCTCAAAGCTTCACCTAAAGCCCCGAAGGTTTAAGATATTTGTAGAAGCTTTG GAGCACCAACTCTTGAAAGACAGGAAGAGGTGTGTCAAGAAACGATCTTTCCAAGGGGAAAACTGTTCACCTACAGCTTCCAGTACAGTCTCAAATCAGAATAGACCTTCAGGACAGGATACTTGCACAGTTAAACTGGTTCTTGTTGACAGtcaaaacatacaaaaattaGGGCCTGCAAAAGGATCATTGAAGCGCAATGTCAACATAGGTGTTAACCGTAGTAACAAGGGAGAAATGACTACTATGAAACCTGCAAGGCAACGAAGGAAACCAG CTGCATATAAAAAGTGGGAAAAGGCTGCAATTGCTGGGGTTTCTTTAGTTGCCGATGCTGCTGAGCATTTGGAGCGGACAGCCACTGATAGAGAAGTTGAACTTGACCAAG AGCAAAAGGCACTCGAATCTGTTGATAAAGCTCCACTCCCTTTGCCTGCTATTTCACAGAATCTTTTCACCAACAACAGCACACACACCCCTGTAAAACTTAAGCTTCAGCTGTATCCAATTGACGATGGTACTCGAAGAGCCTTGGAAATG GATAATCATAATCCACATCTGGAGCTCACTCTTAGTACGAGAAAGAAGATATCGTCAGTAGTAGAACATCTCAATCGCAAATGGGGCAATTCTAGTGTAGCATCCAGACAGCTAATGCTTTTCCCTTACAGTGTTCAAAGAGAAAACCTAGTGGGTCATCAGAGATGGACACAGGACTCAATTGTTAGTGCAGCAGATGTATATGCAATTATTGGCAGCCCTCCACTGTTCCGCTTGAG GTATGGCTGGTTTTCCAGTTCTGAATTTGTGCAAGTTCCTTCAACATCTTGCTATATTCCTATTGTGCATAATGAAAATGCCAAAAATGGGAAGGAACAATCTATGCCATCAACTAGTGGTCAGTCTGAGAAGCTTGTAGATCCCTATAATGATACCTCTGTGAAAGAAAACCATGCAATTGCACCTTCCTTAAGTGATGTGCCCCATGAGATGAGTAGGTGCATCAGCACTCCAAAAAGTAATTTTGTGGAGTTGGATCCTGCAGCAAAAGTCTCATGGCACAAGAGGGAGCCTGATGGAAAGCCTATCACCAGACAATTGGAAGATGTG GGTGAAGTGAAATTAAGTAATGGTACTACATTATCATCTGGGGAGTGGGCGGACAGTCTCACCAATATAAGTGTTGGAGATCTACTTTCAGAAGTGCCTCATGATATTGATGCATCACCTGTAACTGAAACTCAATGTCTTCAGCAGATCCCTTTCAACTGTGATTCATTTGATGCAGCCATTGCTGCCCACATATCTAAACATCAAAACAAGATGGAACATGTATCCACCTTGATATCCCATACCACATCCATCTGGGATGCGGAAGAAACATGTGATGCCTTCTCATTTCAAAGGAATCCTACTTTTTATCAAGAGGCTTCTAGATTGGCTGACATTAATCCTGCAGAAGACTGTAAACCGACTGCAAAAATAAGTTCAGTGGGTTCTGGGGGCTTTATTGAG GAATTAGTGGATGATAAGAAAGCTGTGGACTATCCTAGTGGAGAGGACCCTATGGATGACAAGCCAATTGATTTACATAGCCTGGAAGATTCTGAGAAGGATTTCAGTGGGCTAACAGACATATATTGG CCTGAATCTTTAGGACCATTAGAATTGGACATATCATCCTCTAAATATCATTGTGAAGATTTAGTTCTGGGTGATAGCCTTGGAGGTTTAAGCCTTCTGATAGCCAGCAGTGtagatgcatttcaaaattGCTCATTGTTTGGGTTGGACAAGAAAGAACCAGCAACAATAGTCGATTCTCATGAACCTGCCTCCCTTTCTGATTTGAAAATTGGCAGTCAGGGTTGA